In a genomic window of Verrucomicrobiota bacterium:
- a CDS encoding Hpt domain-containing protein, whose translation MITINASEIISLAEFEQFLEEVCVGEMEIVEELVGDLKREGQELVDTILSSFKNEDLPLLQRAAHTLKSSTKIFGGVQISNQSAEIEFLANPAAPGDFGTVSNAVSQIQENFNIFLFHLNATVASKKN comes from the coding sequence ATGATCACAATAAACGCCTCTGAAATAATAAGTCTCGCCGAATTTGAACAGTTTCTTGAAGAAGTCTGTGTCGGTGAAATGGAAATCGTTGAAGAACTTGTAGGAGATTTAAAACGAGAAGGACAAGAGCTGGTTGATACCATCCTCAGCTCCTTCAAAAATGAAGATCTTCCCTTGCTGCAGCGTGCGGCTCACACCTTGAAATCGTCCACGAAAATATTCGGAGGTGTGCAAATAAGTAATCAGTCTGCTGAAATAGAATTTCTGGCCAATCCAGCAGCGCCCGGTGATTTTGGAACGGTATCAAATGCGGTTAGTCAGATTCAGGAAAACTTTAATATTTTTCTGTTTCACCTGAATGCGACTGTTGCTTCCAAAAAGAACTGA